One window from the genome of Calditrichota bacterium encodes:
- a CDS encoding glycosidase gives MKELFVRHNDNPILRPENWPYKINTVFNPAATMLDGETLLLARVEDRTGVSHLNVAKSRDGVSNWQISPKPVFTADPQNYPEEHWGVEDPRITFVEELQAYVIAYTAYSQNGPLVSLAKTTDFVKFERLGPILLPENKDAALFPRKFGDRWAVLHRPYQSERDAHIWLSFSPDLKHWGDHRVVLHARSGAWWDAGKIGIGPQPIETEMGWLIIYHGVQRKVSGSIYRLGLALLDLEDPRNVICRSDEWVFGPRESYETNGDVRDVTFPCGVIYDQKADQLRMYYGAADTAIALATAKMSDILAYLKSCR, from the coding sequence ATGAAAGAGTTATTTGTTCGCCACAACGATAATCCAATTTTGAGGCCGGAGAATTGGCCCTATAAAATAAACACAGTGTTTAATCCGGCAGCCACCATGCTGGATGGTGAAACACTGCTCTTAGCCCGGGTGGAGGACCGCACAGGTGTGTCGCATTTGAACGTTGCAAAAAGCAGGGACGGTGTGAGCAACTGGCAAATCTCCCCAAAGCCCGTTTTTACGGCAGATCCTCAGAATTATCCGGAGGAGCATTGGGGCGTGGAAGATCCGCGCATCACATTTGTGGAAGAGCTCCAGGCGTACGTTATTGCGTACACCGCCTATTCTCAGAACGGCCCGTTGGTTTCCCTTGCAAAAACCACTGATTTTGTGAAATTTGAACGCCTCGGTCCGATTTTGCTGCCCGAAAATAAGGATGCGGCTTTGTTCCCGCGCAAATTCGGAGATCGGTGGGCTGTTTTGCATCGTCCGTATCAAAGTGAACGGGATGCCCATATCTGGTTGTCCTTTTCGCCGGATTTGAAACACTGGGGCGACCATCGCGTTGTTTTGCACGCCCGAAGCGGGGCCTGGTGGGATGCCGGTAAAATCGGCATCGGCCCCCAGCCGATTGAAACCGAAATGGGCTGGCTGATCATTTACCACGGGGTTCAAAGGAAGGTTTCCGGAAGCATTTACCGATTGGGTCTGGCACTTCTCGATTTAGAGGACCCGCGAAACGTGATTTGCCGATCTGATGAATGGGTGTTTGGTCCCCGGGAATCGTATGAAACAAACGGGGATGTGCGGGATGTCACTTTCCCGTGCGGCGTGATTTACGATCAGAAAGCGGATCAATTGCGAATGTACTACGGAGCCGCGGATACTGCCATTGCGCTGGCAACGGCTAAAATGAGTGATATTTTAGCGTATTTAAAATCTTGTAGATAA